The proteins below come from a single Beutenbergia cavernae DSM 12333 genomic window:
- a CDS encoding SIR2 family protein, which produces MEYYARSPWATVWTLNVDDTFESAHTAVAKETSRQVQVLNWDDSFRQGRSLNVVHLHGVVDTEDPRKLVFSLSEYAVSAASRAAWPVNFHDSYGNSPFVILGARLRDEPDIESVVSRRHPTHAAPSFYVARTISRAMHADLTRWGLIPVEMTAEDFVLEWGELTGLDLEHDLGAELELGIRIGQQFTELKSTSSPVPAGHDFLGGDEPHWTDIQNGLAAELEWVTKATLDCNQIGRSLQKSTVIAYTGRRLTGRSTGLLQLGEHLRKASWRTFRFRHEGRIDVEALLAFAADGKALALLFDGAADIADDLDRLATEARLSGASVACVVVDDSARESNILGRISGSNLAHARVAGINGRLSRTDAARLVDTLERVGRLGILEGRPDPARLAHFKGHDLFDAMAQLENAPGFGRRVEHLVQELKDTQALRATLVASYASLVNRRLLVIDASRMIGINSDELVRRIQDDPRLASLVSTDGTDVRTRHRWLALQPTVERMGIDSAAEMLRNAVRSVSSRLNQKSLRERNPTALLVGSFMSHRNLNEAFPGADLDSWYTSLVDVFGSWSARYWEQRAILARRNSRSDANLLAKAESFSLRATELVADTYSFTTLGTVLLEKASRVPFDVHTYYERGLSAFERAASLDASSSNVVTWIAFLRYATKVLERISSDHSKGVGAPDLEDLWGTVRGDWRRTYAQLALLGTASDHVKRDLQKLRQDFESLPLPPDPDDGSSPDSAGG; this is translated from the coding sequence ATGGAGTACTACGCGAGAAGCCCGTGGGCAACCGTCTGGACCCTCAACGTCGACGACACATTCGAATCTGCGCACACCGCGGTTGCGAAGGAAACAAGTCGGCAAGTTCAGGTCTTGAACTGGGATGACAGCTTCCGTCAGGGTCGAAGTCTCAATGTCGTCCATCTTCACGGTGTGGTCGATACCGAGGACCCCAGGAAGCTCGTGTTCTCCCTGAGTGAGTACGCAGTCTCGGCGGCGTCTAGGGCGGCTTGGCCGGTCAACTTCCACGACTCGTATGGAAACTCACCATTCGTGATTCTCGGCGCGCGGCTAAGAGATGAACCTGACATCGAGAGCGTCGTATCGCGCCGTCATCCGACCCACGCTGCCCCCAGTTTCTACGTCGCCAGAACGATCTCGCGTGCGATGCACGCGGACTTGACGCGGTGGGGCCTCATCCCGGTTGAGATGACCGCTGAGGACTTTGTTCTTGAATGGGGTGAGCTTACGGGCCTTGACCTCGAACATGACCTGGGCGCAGAGCTTGAACTCGGCATTCGTATCGGCCAGCAGTTCACTGAACTCAAGTCAACCTCATCGCCCGTACCAGCAGGACACGATTTCCTTGGCGGCGACGAACCCCACTGGACCGATATTCAGAACGGCCTAGCAGCCGAGCTTGAATGGGTTACCAAGGCGACACTCGACTGCAATCAGATTGGTCGGTCCCTTCAGAAATCAACGGTCATCGCGTATACCGGAAGGCGCCTAACGGGTCGCTCTACGGGCCTACTTCAGCTCGGCGAGCATCTTAGGAAGGCTTCTTGGAGGACATTTCGGTTCCGCCATGAGGGGCGTATCGACGTCGAGGCACTCCTCGCCTTCGCTGCGGACGGGAAGGCATTGGCTCTCCTCTTCGACGGCGCGGCCGACATCGCGGACGACTTGGATCGACTTGCGACGGAGGCACGTCTCTCCGGAGCAAGCGTCGCCTGCGTGGTCGTCGACGATTCCGCTCGCGAATCCAACATCCTCGGACGGATCAGCGGCTCCAATCTTGCTCACGCACGGGTCGCCGGGATCAACGGCCGCCTGTCAAGGACCGATGCGGCTCGACTAGTTGACACGCTAGAACGGGTGGGCAGACTCGGGATACTCGAAGGACGCCCGGACCCCGCGCGCTTGGCGCACTTTAAGGGCCACGACCTGTTTGATGCGATGGCTCAACTCGAGAACGCACCAGGATTCGGGCGGCGGGTCGAACATCTTGTCCAAGAGCTGAAGGACACCCAGGCGCTCAGAGCCACTCTTGTCGCGTCATATGCGTCTCTCGTGAATCGTCGCCTATTGGTCATTGACGCCAGCAGAATGATCGGGATCAACAGCGACGAGCTAGTTAGGCGGATTCAAGACGATCCGCGCCTTGCGTCTCTTGTCTCGACCGACGGCACCGACGTACGAACTCGCCATCGCTGGCTGGCGCTACAGCCCACAGTCGAACGCATGGGTATCGATAGCGCCGCCGAGATGCTGCGAAATGCGGTTCGAAGCGTTTCATCCAGGCTAAACCAGAAGAGTCTGCGGGAGCGCAATCCAACCGCCCTTCTAGTTGGCAGTTTCATGTCACATCGAAACCTGAACGAAGCTTTTCCTGGCGCAGATCTCGATTCTTGGTACACATCGCTCGTTGACGTGTTCGGGTCCTGGAGCGCGAGGTACTGGGAACAGCGAGCGATCCTCGCACGACGAAACTCTCGATCCGACGCAAATTTGCTCGCCAAGGCGGAGTCTTTTTCACTCCGCGCAACTGAGCTTGTCGCCGATACATACAGCTTTACAACCCTAGGCACGGTTCTTCTGGAGAAGGCTTCACGCGTCCCGTTCGATGTCCATACCTACTACGAGCGCGGGTTGAGCGCTTTTGAGCGTGCCGCATCGCTGGACGCGTCGAGCAGCAACGTTGTTACGTGGATCGCCTTCCTCCGATATGCGACAAAAGTGCTCGAACGTATCTCCTCTGATCACTCCAAGGGCGTCGGTGCGCCGGATCTTGAAGACCTCTGGGGCACCGTGCGCGGCGACTGGAGGCGCACGTATGCGCAGCTGGCCCTTCTTGGGACAGCGAGTGATCACGTCAAGCGCGACCTGCAGAAGCTTCGACAGGACTTCGAGTCGCTTCCGTTGCCACCCGACCCCGACGACGGTTCTTCTCCGGATAGCGCCGGCGGGTAG
- a CDS encoding NAD(P)/FAD-dependent oxidoreductase, producing MTRILIVGGGYAGLYTAWTLERLLRRGEAKVTVLDPRPYMTYQPFLPEVASGAIEARHAVVPLRRHLRRTRVVAGAARRIDHAHRTVHAVGPDGQALTFPYDVVVVTAGAVTRTFPIPGLLDEAIGLKNVEEAVAIRDRLLTAFDRAAALPDGPERARLLTVTFVGGGFSGVEGFAETLSLATELLAYYPELRREELAFHLVEAQGRILPEVTERPGRWVVKHLRSRGGIVHLGAKLVSAVGGHVELSTGEEFDSELIVWTAGNAANPVVAKHTDLPVDTRGYLLTRPDLRLGSVDEPVPDAWAAGDDAAIPDLALGGASFTVPNAQHAVRQARLLAANVVATLRGLPTRDYEHPSLGVVATLGRGHGIFQFKRLVITGWPAWALHRGYHVLAVPTWERKLRVLLDWLPALAGRRDPASLAAVSRPREAFRRGGTPPPERSDAPTSLVA from the coding sequence ATGACGAGGATCCTGATCGTGGGCGGCGGCTATGCAGGCCTCTACACGGCGTGGACGCTCGAGAGATTGCTGAGGAGGGGCGAGGCGAAGGTCACCGTCCTCGACCCGCGCCCCTACATGACGTATCAGCCGTTCCTGCCCGAGGTGGCGTCGGGAGCGATCGAGGCGCGGCACGCCGTCGTCCCGCTCCGCCGGCACCTGCGCCGCACCCGCGTGGTGGCCGGTGCGGCGCGGCGGATCGACCACGCGCACCGCACGGTGCACGCCGTCGGCCCGGACGGTCAGGCGCTCACGTTCCCGTACGACGTCGTCGTGGTGACGGCCGGCGCCGTCACGCGCACGTTCCCGATCCCCGGCCTGCTGGACGAGGCGATCGGCCTGAAGAACGTGGAGGAAGCGGTGGCGATCCGGGACCGGCTCCTCACCGCCTTCGATAGGGCGGCGGCGCTGCCGGACGGCCCGGAGCGGGCGCGGCTGCTCACGGTGACGTTCGTCGGCGGCGGGTTCTCGGGCGTCGAGGGCTTCGCGGAGACGCTGTCGCTCGCGACCGAGCTGCTGGCCTACTACCCGGAGCTACGCCGCGAGGAGCTGGCGTTCCACCTCGTCGAGGCGCAGGGCCGCATCCTGCCGGAGGTGACCGAGCGTCCCGGGCGGTGGGTGGTGAAGCACCTGCGTTCGCGGGGCGGCATCGTCCACCTGGGCGCGAAGCTGGTCTCGGCCGTCGGCGGTCATGTCGAGCTGTCGACCGGCGAGGAGTTCGACTCCGAGCTCATCGTGTGGACGGCGGGCAACGCCGCGAACCCGGTGGTCGCGAAGCACACGGACCTGCCGGTGGACACGCGCGGCTACCTCCTCACGCGGCCGGACCTGCGTCTGGGCTCGGTGGACGAGCCGGTGCCGGACGCGTGGGCGGCCGGCGACGACGCCGCGATCCCCGACCTGGCTCTCGGCGGCGCGTCGTTCACCGTGCCGAACGCGCAGCACGCCGTGCGGCAGGCGCGTCTGCTCGCGGCGAACGTGGTCGCGACGCTGCGCGGGCTGCCGACCCGCGACTACGAGCACCCGTCGCTCGGCGTCGTCGCGACGCTCGGGCGCGGCCACGGGATCTTCCAGTTCAAGCGGCTGGTGATCACCGGCTGGCCGGCGTGGGCGCTGCACCGCGGGTACCACGTGCTGGCGGTCCCGACGTGGGAGCGCAAGCTGCGGGTGCTGCTCGACTGGCTGCCGGCGCTCGCCGGACGGCGTGACCCGGCGTCGCTCGCCGCGGTCAGCAGGCCGCGGGAGGCGTTCAGGCGGGGCGGCACCCCGCCGCCGGAGCGGTCGGACGCGCCGACGTCGCTCGTGGCCTGA
- a CDS encoding alpha/beta fold hydrolase: MLNLDGTMPRPGTLIHFADLPGERRAVVLVHGAGLDHEMFAEQGLALHAKGHRVVVLDLRAHGASALDAGERFTAEAALGDVAALLDLLGLRKPVIVGHSLGGNLAQALVRRDPGRLGGLVVVDSTWNAGPLSAVERWLLRAAAPMLRTVPAARLPGIMARASSVTPAAIAAIEATFARMPKTTFLDVWRATASLVRPEPGYRTPVPLALLRGEQDRTGNIGAAMPRWAGAEGVPEHVIPRAGHVVTLDAPTAVSDTLVDLLSGGWADRTESGRSRA; the protein is encoded by the coding sequence ATGCTAAATCTCGACGGGACGATGCCGCGACCCGGCACTCTCATCCACTTCGCCGACCTGCCGGGGGAGCGGCGCGCCGTCGTCCTCGTCCACGGCGCGGGCCTGGACCACGAGATGTTTGCGGAGCAGGGGCTGGCGTTGCATGCGAAGGGCCACCGCGTCGTCGTACTGGACCTGCGTGCGCACGGTGCGTCGGCGCTCGACGCCGGTGAACGCTTCACGGCAGAAGCCGCGCTGGGCGACGTCGCCGCCCTGCTCGACCTCCTCGGCCTGCGGAAGCCCGTGATCGTGGGCCACTCCCTCGGGGGCAACCTGGCTCAGGCGCTCGTGCGCCGCGACCCCGGCCGGCTCGGCGGCCTCGTCGTCGTCGACTCCACCTGGAACGCCGGGCCGCTCAGCGCCGTCGAACGGTGGCTGCTGCGCGCGGCCGCACCGATGCTCCGCACCGTCCCAGCCGCGCGCCTTCCCGGGATCATGGCCCGCGCCTCATCTGTCACTCCCGCCGCCATCGCCGCGATCGAGGCGACCTTCGCGCGCATGCCGAAGACGACGTTCCTGGACGTGTGGCGCGCGACTGCCTCGCTCGTACGGCCGGAACCGGGCTATCGGACGCCGGTGCCGCTGGCGCTCCTGCGCGGAGAGCAGGACCGCACGGGAAACATCGGGGCAGCCATGCCGCGATGGGCCGGGGCCGAGGGGGTCCCGGAGCACGTGATACCCAGGGCTGGGCACGTCGTCACGCTGGACGCCCCGACGGCGGTCTCGGACACGCTGGTCGACCTCCTCTCCGGGGGATGGGCCGACCGCACGGAGTCGGGGAGGTCGCGCGCGTGA
- the arfB gene encoding alternative ribosome rescue aminoacyl-tRNA hydrolase ArfB, whose protein sequence is MPAHARPGLRVTNALAIPEAELSWRFSRSSGPGGQGVNTADSRVELSWDVTASHVLTEVQRDRIVERLGRRMAGGVLTVVASEHRAQLRNRDAARSRLAALVADALAPPGPRRRATRPTRGSVARRIDAKKRRSGIKQMRRPPQD, encoded by the coding sequence ATGCCCGCACACGCTCGACCCGGCCTGCGGGTGACGAACGCCCTGGCCATCCCGGAGGCGGAGCTGTCCTGGCGGTTCTCGCGTTCGTCGGGTCCGGGCGGTCAGGGCGTGAACACGGCGGACTCGCGCGTCGAGCTGTCATGGGACGTCACGGCCTCGCATGTCCTCACCGAAGTGCAGCGTGACCGGATCGTCGAACGACTGGGACGGCGCATGGCCGGGGGAGTGCTGACCGTCGTGGCGTCCGAGCACCGCGCCCAGCTGCGCAATCGCGACGCCGCCCGCTCCCGGCTCGCCGCCCTCGTCGCCGACGCGCTCGCCCCGCCCGGACCGCGCCGTCGGGCCACGCGGCCGACGCGTGGGTCGGTGGCACGGCGCATCGACGCGAAGAAGCGTCGGTCCGGGATCAAGCAGATGCGGCGACCGCCCCAGGACTGA
- a CDS encoding GbsR/MarR family transcriptional regulator: MTEEQLTFSQAMGDMLATWQLPRATGRTYGYLLLQSEATSFQEIGADLGLSPGAVSTSVRELVAWGLARTIPQPGSRRLLVEAAGGFEQLLAASHERSRAFIRTLRSGQALADDDRVATRLVDLTDLFEAYVEAGEQMLRRRHEAGG; this comes from the coding sequence GTGACCGAGGAACAGCTGACGTTCTCTCAGGCGATGGGCGACATGCTGGCCACCTGGCAGCTGCCGCGCGCCACGGGCCGCACCTACGGATACCTGCTGCTCCAGTCCGAGGCCACCTCCTTCCAGGAGATCGGGGCGGACCTCGGGCTCAGCCCGGGCGCCGTCAGCACCTCGGTCCGCGAGCTCGTCGCCTGGGGACTCGCCCGCACGATCCCGCAGCCGGGCAGCCGGCGACTGCTCGTCGAGGCCGCCGGAGGGTTCGAGCAGCTGCTCGCCGCCAGCCATGAGCGGTCCAGGGCGTTCATCCGGACCCTGCGCAGCGGTCAGGCCCTGGCCGACGACGATCGGGTGGCGACCCGCCTGGTGGATCTCACGGACCTGTTCGAGGCGTACGTCGAGGCGGGCGAACAGATGCTCCGACGCCGTCACGAGGCCGGCGGGTGA